The genomic stretch accCTTCGAGGTACTCCTCAAAGGTGTGGTTTCAAGCTTCCGGTCGagagtgtgtcctcctcagtgtagcctccatcttgctgaagtggaacaggcctaaaccagggaccgcacttccaccgctgtctttaagcgtacgatacgtacattacgtacgttatttttagttatttattatttaatagaagaaaagccAAGGTGTCGTCCTCGcagccgtttctttttgtttagattgaacATCAACaggcaaatataagtttcaaggtgattttttttctcaattgtagctacttcataactttaacaaaatataccttgtgaaaacgtaataacagagacagaggtaacgatataatttttacattcatagtctataaaaccagagaacactgattagttgtacataaagtgggatattgcagtttaacatttggtattttggctagtggctacaccactttaataacagtagagggcactgtttcccttctatgctgtgccagttctttccatattattattataaggtattttctagcagtgcagcgctacatcaaactagtatcttgatttactaacacgaaggtaaatgacacgtgccaccaGGGGACGCAGATGTATGGAATGTActggaacacatgaagattttgtgcacgtctcaggattctcttctgtcctttcctcagagtctgttgcttcattgttcacattacctgtgtgaaactcattaaactcttctcattttatgtttcagtctcttggtctttgacacttacaatagaaacaaacattcttacattattcttactgaaataataatttctaatgataataatttcttcttattgtctagcaataactgcacattcctttattccatgtaactcctcctttttaatcatcaaacacaatgtacagatctttattcagatttaacagtttcatgtcacactgttgtagatgaggtaaaccagtacaaacatttgaacgtatattgcacagcggactccattttcttctcttttttgcacaGTCACGGtccatgatgggatatagcagtgctcGAAGTCGGCATGGATGcaggcttcggttacgtccgatctccgtggaaatgctggaaacgcagggcacattttgttttgctcgtTCATCGGGTGCATTGAAAcgggacagcccttgtcacgCCGGAAATTACTTTCTGCCCTGCGACGtacacttccaatggtgattctaaggccattttggtgaattgagacacggccattATCTGCCtcctgtgtgctttcccctcccccacctgtctgagcctggagctgggcagactacctggctcctcccgtgcgcacctgcagcccatgagcacaattacctccacctgctgctgagtataaGATGGACCAGCTCAAGACATTCGGGGCTAGATTGTCTGTTTGTCTTCCCCTTGCTCCCAGGACGGTttaggaccagacactcggggccagatcgtccgcatgtcctgtgctccagctccggtacagtcaacctcttgtcttcacctccttgtATCATCTTGGGCTCCGGCTTGCTCCACGTCTCCCGCCCCAGCTCCCGCTCCTCGGACTACCCCTGCTtggctctctctctggctccgtTCCCGGTCCCGTCCTCATCCTGGTCCTGGCCGCACCCTGTTCCTGTTCCGGCTCTCCGCGGCACGTTCCTGGACCCCGGCTCGCaccccgctccctgctccctgttggtttaatgaactcttgtcttactgcacaaactgtaaataaacactgtaaatctgccccgagttctgcactctttggtctgcCTTCCACCAGCCATTACGACATCTTCATTAATGTTGTAGAAATCCTCATCAGTGTTTTTCAGCTCTCACACCTTTACAAAACAAGATCTCTCCCAATTTAGTGTTCAAATTACCTTCACTATGACAAATCTCCTGCTAATAACCTGATTTAGGGGTTACATTGGGGAATAAAGAACCTTGCCAGCAAAGTGAATTCACAAACTCCATTCCGGCTGAATCATTCGCTTGTGGTTGGTCCAGTGGTGCAGACTCTGATCATTCATAAACTTCAGcatattttagcagaaatacacactattaaaaaaattttaaatatatttttgaatgtACCGATCACTGACAACTCAATTCAGAGACTGGAgggactgctctgtctgaagctctgttactcaggTTAGACTTAAATTGGAgccttgttttaacacaatctgaccagaaagaactataatagatgagctgatttgtgatgTTTAACAAATCCCTCTAAAATAATGAATGTATGATTATCTAGCAATAGCCAtacatttttcagttagtcaccctttctgttgaaaatcaaactaacaaaacaaaatgtgattttctgatcacaggctccaggAAATTCAAAGTTTAAACCGATATTCTATCTTGAGATTTAGGACAGATCATCTATAAAACCTTTGTGACTGTTTTCTGGTGTTTGTGCAGTGTATCGTCATGGTAACTAACCCCCATCACAACACAGCTCaaaaataactataactatCACTGTGATGTGTTAACAGAAGACGCTCAAGGTAAAGAAGTGGTTCTAGTTCAGATGCATCACACTCGTAAACCGGAGCAGGTGCTGAACCAGATCCAGTGGAAGGAGCAGTTCCCCATCATCATCCAGGATGTCCAGGTTCTGTACCATGAGACCCAGAATGGACTCCTCCACTGTCCCAGGAACGAGCGGGCCCTCCACGCCCTCCAGAGGACGTTTGTTGAATTCAAGAATAAGATGGCGACTCAAAGTAACACAACCCTGTCTGAGATTATTTCAACTGTTTCTAGTTTTTGTGATGAGTGTCATTTGAATTATTCACACAGGGTTTTTTGGCAAACGTTCCAGAGAAAAGTCATCAGATCTCAATGTAATGGGcttgacacacggggagcaagTAACGACAGCGTGCAGCAACACTCATCATATGGGCTTTAAAATTGAACACACGGGCAGCAACAAACTACAGCgactagcggcagcttgtcaTGTCACGCTCTGTTCCAGAGCGGATTGCGAGCCTCCTACacatctgattggctgtttatttggagggaatttagAGGCTGCAATAAcggtagatgggaaaaagacgctaaaatTAAATCTCAGAAAGGTTGTTAAAGGTCCATCCCGCCCCCACTGCTGTTCAGGCAGGGGCGGCTGCTTAACAACGGGGCAcaatagctgtcaatcaaaagtgttgctaaagctagtagTGAGCCGACCTCGAGAAGAATTTGAACTGCTCTTAAGAACTATCGCTTCctggcttttttgtttgtttgttttgggttttcttGTTTCTAACGACACTGATGGAATTTGTTTTTTGAATTTTTACAGAAATTGGAGTTGATTCTGTGACACAACAACCACCAACCCCAGCCCCAGATCAAGGTCTACTTCCTGCTCCAGTGATGAAGCCAGTGAAGgtcttcctcctcatcatcacagGACAAACCTACCAGGCTCACCAGCAGATCCTGGACAAGCTGAACgctcaggggtcaaaggtcatgatTACAGATGCACAGCAGTGTGATCTCATCCTACTGTTCTGTCCAATCCTGTCACAAGTCCAGTATGAAGTTGAGGCGGCTTTCAGAAAGATtccaggtttgtttattttaatttaaatatgagttttaaaaaatctgaccttatatatttaaaaaaaaatgcttatgCTAGTATAAATTTAGCTAGAAAGTCCAGAAAAATCTTCATTAATGTTGTAGAAATCCTCATCAGTGTTTTTCAGCCCTCACACCTTTACAAAACAAGATCTCATCAATTTAGTGTTCAAATTGCCTTCACTATGACAAATCTCCTGCTAATAACCTGATTTAGGGTTTACATTGGGGAATAAAGATAAATTTGCCAGAAAAGTGAATTCACAAACTCCATTCCGGCTGAATCGTTCGCTTGTGATTGGTCCAGTGGTGCAGACACTGATCAGTCATAAACTTCAGcatattttagcagaaatacagactattaaaaaaataaaactaatatttttgaATGTACCGATAACTGACAACTCAATTCAGAGACTGGAAGGACTGCTCTGtcagaagctctgttactcaagttagactcaAATCGGAgccttgttttaacacaatagaTGAGCTGAGATGTGATGTTAAACACCTCTAAAATAGCCTATTTAGCAATAGCCAGACATTGTTCAGTTAGTCGCCCCTTTCTCTTGCAAATCAAATTAACAAAATGTGATGTGAACTGATTACAGGCTTCAGGAAATGCAAAGTTTAAACTGATATTCTATCTTGAGATTTAGGACAGATCATCTAAAAAACTTTTGTGGCTGTTTCCTGGTGTTTGTGCAGTGTATCGTTATGGTAACTAACCCCCATCACAACACAGCTCaaaaataactataactatCACTGTGATGTGTTAACAGAAGACGCTCAAGGTAAACAAGTGGTTCTAGTTCAGATGCATCACACTCGTAAACCGGCGCAGGTGCTGAACCAGATCCAGTGGAAGGAGCAGTTCCCCATCATCATCCAGGATGTCCAGGTTCTGTACCATGAGACCCAGAATGGACTGCTCCAGTGTCCCAGGAACGAGCGGGCCCTCCACGCCCTCCAGAGCATGTTTGTTGAATTCAAGAATAAGATGGCGACTCAAAGTAACACAACCCTGTCTGAGGTTAAGGGCGATGGTTCAATGTAAATGTTATTTATGTAATCAGACAATACAATTTTTTACCAGATGTCAGCTGAAAGTCTGGCTCTTGGTCTCTGAGTAGTTCGCCACCCCTGATTTAGACTGTTCTTCGTATTGCAGGTGTGAAACTGTAACGCAACATAAGtgattttacaaataaatacagcaaACCACGTCTATATCCTAATACTAACCAAATGCTCTCTAGTAACTCAAAATGAATTAGCATGGTAATACGCATGTAAATAGTTCATGCAATGCATGAAATGCAGTGCTCAAGCTCCCACAACACAATGTTTTGGATGGTGTGATTCAGGGGTGATGACTAAGTGTAGTAtttactctctcctctgttgAAGACTGTGTACAACCTCATGAATATATAAAACCACAATAAAATAACAGTTTTGTTGTATGATTTTATTGAATTTACAATCCTatcaacaaatcaaatcaaccATGTTTTATTGTTCCATAGTTTAATTACTTAATTTTACTCtttgacaatatattttgttataatgactttatttttagtttacatTTAGTTTACTCATGTCCCCTTCAAGAGAGTGAGCTTTCTTATGAGCTTGCTTACGGACAAAGTCCTTTCCGTTAGTAACAATGTGCTTAAGAGCGATGAGTAGGAGGGTGTCTACATCAGCATCATTGTCAGTTTCTTCACTGTAGTTTTTCACACCCATGATGCAATTCAGAGGGACCCCCACAGCTTTGCTGAACTCTTccatctgcacacacaaaaaGGGCATCTTAACTAACCAAAGAGCCTGGTGCTAACCTTTTTGTTTACACACTGTTTTCCTCATTTAGTTTCACATCACATAAAGTATCAAATCCAAAATAACATTCTACTGAATGGGAACAAGGTTTggacattcatttcctggagatcaatcctaaccttaaccacagTCACTGCTAGTccttaccttaaccttaaactaAACCCTGTCCTAATACCAATTTATCCCATATCTGACCTTTAACCCATGTTGCTGATATAAtaacaaagtattaacatcAGCAGGTCCCCATGAAttgagtgtgtgtacagattttgaAACAGACACTTTATCACTAAATATCAAGCCGTATATTCTTCACAAATATCTAAAATTTGCATTTTGTCTTCTTCAAGAAGGGTCACCATATATAGTCTACTGTATTTAAAGCACTACTGAGACTAGACATGGCTGATGCATACCATTGTAGGTAGccacacatgtttattttgtttaagtgtCTTCATTGTTAAGACCCACATTACATTCAACAGTATAACAGATCAAATTTGTACATGGCGTCGCCACCCCCAGTGTTGTTGATCACCGACTCTATGCTATCAGTTCGGGCTAAGTTGACTAACGGTGCAGTGCAAGTACTAAGTAGATTTTTAGTTTCGTGATTATTGTCTTTTATCTCGTGTAAATAAAGATTGATTGTAATGTTTGTGTTGAAGGACATGAAGAAGCCAGGTGAGGCCGGTGCACACCCAGAGCCTCTAGTTTTGTCTGTTTGAATTCCGAGGTAAGGTCCTTTTCTAATATTGTCAATGTGGTTTAATAGTGTGGATTCAACTGATCCCTGTTATTTCTGTGACAGCAGGAGGTCACTGCTGTGTCAGATTTTGCTCTCATTTCTCCTTGTTAGATTTtgattgtagttgttgtagttttatAGTTTCTGGTTTATAACTTGGTTGGGGATTAGTAGTGCTATAGAGGTTTAGTGCAATGCAGCATACACTGCTTTAAGGTTTGCGCAAGACATTTTAGACCTTGTAGGCTCCTAGCACAGGGCACTTTAAACATCTAAAACAACATCTCAACAAACTTTCATCCAGTTACATTTCAGCACTTCATTGATGGAATATAAACGACACTAGCACTTTAGTTTactataaatatagaaatgaatttgtttgtttgggttgtgatgaacatttgtttttgaaattttgtttttgtgatttgcaTTATTAAGATTTAGTTTGATTCTAGATTCCAGATTTTGAGGTCAAACCTGCAAAAGcaaatattttttgtgtaataactTTGTGCAAACCCACATTGGTCTTCATAGATTTGCTCCGATAGATGTTCTTGATGTCTTTCATTATTTCAGGACATGCTTTATCAACGTGCGTACCCATAGCTATCTGGGGAATTCCTGGAAGAATCGACAAAGATAATCAGTTGTCATATGTCATTTGAAGTAACAGGTGTTAAATATTGCAACTTACCTAAATCCCGGGCAGTCTCCCTCACCTCCTTCATTTTCTGAATCACTGAGTGGTCAATTTCTGGGCAGTTTGCAGAAAGCATAAGCACAAGGACATGCACCTGGTCATCAATTGTAGGGTTTGGGTTGTAATGCTTGGAGTCTTCAGACAGTGGAGACATTGGATTAAACTGCAACAACCAGTTCACATCCACACAACAGGTATCAGTTTATCAGAACTGAATAGTCAGAAGCATTAAACGAATAATGACAGTTTACAGGATATTTGCTGAAGTACATTAGActagtttagttccagttttctTGAAATTCTTTTATCATACTTCACAAAGACATGTGGGTAGGGATCCCTGATTTTCAATGGAAGTTATAGTGTCAAAACATGGAAGCTTATcagtaagaaagaaagaaaaacagataaCAGAGGACTGGGAaaacacagatttctgcagaattaacaACTTTATGGTCTGGTCCCAGAGGCTCCTgcattcaaacagaaagtaaaagAGACTAGCTTTTTAAGTGTTCCTATAGGGAAATTGTCATGTTTGGTAGTAAACTAATGCATGTCAAAGTGCACTCTTTCTGCCAAAACAAAACTTGGAAAGTAAAATGCATCATTGTCCAGTAGTGATGAAcagtcagaactgaaaaagctgcttAGATGAGTcagagtttttttcttttactgcggaccatacctggacgactgaagtaTTATACAGAAGGCCAACAAAACAGAAACCGTTTACAAATAAGTCTGTTAGTTTCAGagttgttagctcctcccttcagacagatataaggtagtgtccatcggcaatctgaccagaactgaagaagtggcttggatgagcagagaaacatcttcactcaaccttttgtccagtttacagaattTTGATTTTACTATGTAGTAACATAAGTTACAAAGTTTAGTTTTAACATGAAATTAATTTACATGGTGCAATCCCTCATCTGCCCTGGAGTGGCTCAATGTAGAGACAGTTTCAACAGTGGTCATCTGGATGCAGTTTTTGTGATCAAGACGTTCCTTacagctcacattcacacatgacTAAAACCTCAATGCACAGTCTGATGTGCACTGAGGTATGTCAGAAATGATTTTACACTCTACCATGACAATAGATGCCACAATTTGATTCTAAAAAAGTAGGTCATACactacagtaaaagaaaaaatcagttctgtcaactggacaataaGTTATTTAAGCAAAGACCTttccctgctcatccaagccgcttcttcagttctggtcagattgctggtggacactgccttatatctatctgaagggagggggtaactacactgaaactaacagacctattgtttacagtttctgtttgttggctagttCTGTTGAACTAccttaagtgtgaactgtgcctgagtcatattttgctcccctaatgggtgctcttaAACTCTGTTGGACTCTCATCATCTTATGCTCTCACTCATCTCAAAAAGTTTAGACCACACCTATGTTGGTTAACAGTGCACATGACAGTAAACATTTACTTCATATCGCACAGGACATAAATATCCATGTTAAAATTGTAACATTACTTTGTATTCAGTATTCTACAGAACAAGAGAGCGAAAGGGAGTTACCTTGTATCCATCCCTCACATGTCCCTTCATGGCCAGTTTGATGTCTTCAGGATGAATGCCTtgtttttctcctccctccaacCCCATTATGTCATTGAAGACAAAAGGGTAGGTCTCGTCAAGTGAatcttctttaaaaatgtagtgagtTTCATactgaataaaacaaatttatAAAGGTCAACTTGTGCATTcattaattcaaaacaaaagaaaactaaCTCTGGGACCTCGAGAGTGAAGCTTCTTGTGGCTGAATCACTGGTGTTAGCTGCAGCTTCATTAGACATCCTTTCATACAGAGCACTGGTCACTGAGTTGATGAAGGTGGACTTCCCAGCTCCGACCGGGCCGTACACCAGGACACGCAGATGTTTCTCTCCATGCCTGGGAGTGTACCTATTTATCATCTTCAGAAGTTCTTCTTTGTTCCTGGTTATGGGAAAAATCATCTAATACTGTAGATACAAAGTTGTATAATCTTCAAGAGGTGCACAATGCCTGTCCCATATAGAGTTTTCTtgtttgtattctgtatttattgttttttgtagtCACGTGACATGCTACGCTCATTAGGTTTTCATGTTACTAATGATATAGAGATTCTTATAGTCAGACCTGTATTTTGTGACATTCTTTGATGTTTTGGCTACACTCTACTACTGCCTTCCTCAGAAGTGTCACGTATGACACAGAAATGCACATCTGATTACAAGAATCTACAAACAATTTTAACCTTGAAAGCCCTGACGAAGAACAGTCTGGTGGTAAAAACGCGTTGGCATCTCCCTTGAAATAAAGGACTATTAATTTATCTCAAGAGTCCCTTGGATCTTGAATCTACTCTAGCAGCTGGAATTAAgcttttgttaaaatgttttgttttacattttgggAAATCTAGAAACCTCTGGACAGAGAGAAGCAGCTGAAACTCTGAGTTTAGAGGATGCTGCAcatcttttaaaatgatttatgacATCCGCTGTAACTGTCTTGAGTACAGGCTGTTCTGAGGAGGGCCAATTACCTTACTTCCCTATTTAATCAGGGAGTCCTTGTTTTTGGCAGAGATGCTCCCAAACCATGGGACCAGTGAAAAAGTTAAAACTGATTCCATAAAACATATTTCCATGGTAATAAGTTTTATTCCATATGCCTCCATTTCAGGTTTGTGTTggcatgttttttgttatgttttttggcCAAACTCAGTTTGACTTTGACAGACTTTAGCGGCCTGATTATTTGATTCCTGGGTCTTTTTTAAGTTAGGTTTTGCTCTTGCTTGGATGAAGTACGTCACAAACTCCAGGGCATGTGTCTGAGCTGACTGTAGCACTGATCACAGCTTTGTAGGGGGGACAGTCAGACTCTGGATCAGAAGAGAAAGACCTTTAAACAGGAGTGTTCAGATCAAATTAAAAGCCTAACCAAGTTCCAATGTAGCTTACAATATAGCAATTACCAATGTAGCAATTACCATCAGATTTGAAGTGCTATGTCATGATGTCTGTTTGTGctgccctcctgtactctctctccccctccctcacctgtctgtctggagctgggcggagtctctgactccttctgctcacacctggagcgcattagcgcaatcaccctcacctgtggtggcGCATAAGAagactcggcagactacactcggagccagaccgtccgcgtgtaaaacactcctgccttcgcccgctcctgctcctgcctctacgctccggtacagtcatctcACTCTGCActgcctgtcttggtctccggcgtcCCGCCTGCCTCTTACCCTGggtcccgctccttggactatgctggccctgtctgtcctggtctcgtccctgCTCCCGTCTTCACTCCAGCCCCGGCTTCCCGGtcccgacccgctctccgtACGTCCTGCCTGCTTCCTGGATCCTCGTGTGTGTTATTTGAACTGTTTAAGACTTTGATTCACAaagacttgtaaataaacactgtcaacccgCTCTGAGTCTGCATACTTTGGTCCtgacccgcaccgttacgacaatacATCCAGCCCACCCTGcttacctgtctgtctccggttCACGGGCCTGTTCCCCATTTGCTGTCCTGTACCAACCGGTCCACTCCCAACCTGTCCTCTcctcgcctggaccgttgtagctccgctggacaccgttccccgtccagggacctccttgtGTCGTCTGAACCTTGCCTGGACCGtggtagctccgctggacaccgtttcccgtccagggacctcctcgtgtcatctgcccctcgcctggaccgtcgcagctccgctggacactgtTCCCTGTCCAGGGACCGCCTCGTGTCCTCTGCTCCCTCGTCAGGACagtcgcagctccgctggacatcaTTCTCCGTCCAGGGATCTCTtcgtgtcctctgccccctcggtgggacccttgcagctccgctggactcagctttccgtccagggacctcgttgTGTCGTCCGCCCGTTTCCTGGACCGTTGTTGCCCCACTGGACAGTCTACCGGCCCGCACCAGTGACATTTTTGCCCTCCGTCCGGCTCCCCTCCGCCCACCCGTATCAATTTTTGGGCCACCAGGAGGTGGCCCTTAGGGGGAaggtactgtcatgatccgcactgtccgctccttggactacgctggccctgtctgtcctggtctcgtcctcgctcccgtcttcactccagccccggcttcccgttcccaacccgctctccgtccgtccTGCTTGCCTCCTGCTTCCCggatcctcgtgtgtgtgttatCTGAACTGTTTAAGACTTCTTTCACTagaacttgtaaataaacactgtcaacccgctctgagtccgcatcctttggtcctaacCTGCACCGTTAcaacagaacggtctggccactatggaccaagcggactcgggCTCGGACCAGGCGCGCCGGCAAGCGCatgctctcccggaggcggtcTTGGGACAACATGAACAATCTATATGGACTCTGATGGAGCTAAACCAGTCGTTGTCCCAACAAGTGACGCAGCTCActcaccaggtggccgcgctcctcgttaCCCCGCCCGCCGCAGCTGGGGGGCCGCCGCGCCctccggagccgagaggcacggatccggagccgtattcTGGTCAGCCTCACCTGTGTCGGGGGTTCCTGTTCCAATGCGAGTTTGTTTTTCAACAGTGCCCCACTCGTTTTAACTCTGGGGCCGCCAAGATTCGATACATATGCGGATTACTTCGGGGAAGAGTTCTGGACGCATGCTGccgagctggactggacggacagtgCGTTGAGGGCCGTTTTTGTGCGGGGTCTGAACGAGCAGCTTAAAGATGAACTGGTGTCCCGTGACGAGCCCTCCGACCTACGGGCCCTTATCACCCTCACGAACCGGATAGACAACCGACTACGGATGCGTCGGAGAGAGAGACGCAGGTCACCAGCCCCGCCGGCGCCACGTGCTGCCCCGTCACCTCcggaggagcccatgcaggTCGACCGGACCCTCgtttcggccgaggagcgtcaacggaggcgccGCCTGGCCGGAGCCTGCCTCTACTGCAGCGAGCGCAGGCATTTCGTGGCCACCTGTCCggctcggccaaaagggggcgcccaccagtagtgctgggagtactggtgggtgagtCTCGCATCCCAGATACAAacaatagactgcggctcagtgcCAACTTGTGTGTACGTTCTGGAACTTTACCTGT from Periophthalmus magnuspinnatus isolate fPerMag1 chromosome 14, fPerMag1.2.pri, whole genome shotgun sequence encodes the following:
- the LOC117381169 gene encoding interferon-induced protein 44-like, with protein sequence MGHTHTKEVVHVRSPAPPPAPPTPMFDEPWRKIDWGNKEELLKMINRYTPRHGEKHLRVLVYGPVGAGKSTFINSVTSALYERMSNEAAANTSDSATRSFTLEYETHYIFKEDSLDETYPFVFNDIMGLEGGEKQGIHPEDIKLAMKGHVRDGYKFNPMSPLSEDSKHYNPNPTIDDQVHVLVLMLSANCPEIDHSVIQKMKEVRETARDLGIPQIAMGTHVDKACPEIMKDIKNIYRSKSMKTNMEEFSKAVGVPLNCIMGVKNYSEETDNDADVDTLLLIALKHIVTNGKDFVRKQAHKKAHSLEGDMSKLNVN